The DNA region ACCATTTAAACTCACCGTCTTAACCGATAATGTTACTATCTCACCCTCTTTCATTTCTACTATCATCTTGCAAATAATTCAAACAACTATATTATACAATACTTAAATTTGCTGAAATGTTAAAATTGCGTCAATTTTAAATGTACCGGACAACATAACATTATGATTAACCAGTATATGGATAGTGCCTGTCACTATTCACATTTGGGGGGTTGTTTCTATTTCCCTTGCCCAAAAATACTCATAATAAAGATATTGAATTATAAATCAATCAATAGCCTTCAAAATTAGGGTTGAGCATTTTAATTGAAAATATAAATTATTAAGATTATAATTATCTCGAATTAAAAATATTTTAATTCAAGATAAACAACCAACTAATGGAGGTAATACATTATGAATAGACTATCAGGAAAAGTTGCTATCATTACAGGTGGAGCAGGTGGAATTGGTAAAGTAACAGCAGAAAAATTTTTAAAAGAGGGCGCTAAGGTTGTTTTAGTAGACTTATTTGAAGAATCTCTTGCTAAAACGAAAGAGGAACTATCCTCATTTGGCGAAGTACTTACTGTCCAAGCAGATGTTTCAAATGAATCTGATGTGGAAAATTACGTTAACAAAGCGATTGAACAATTTGGCAAAATTGATATATTCTTTAATAATGCTGGTATCGAAGGCAAAGTAGCTCCTATTATGGAACAAAAAGTTGAGGATTTGGATAAAGTGCTTAGTGTCAATGTGCGCGGAGTATTTTTAGGGTTAAAACATGTTCTAGCAATAATGACTAAACAAGGATATGGCAGTGTGATCAACACTTCGTCAGTAGCAGGATTAGAAGGTAGTCCTGGCGTATCCCCTTATATTGCTTCAAAGCATGCAGTAGTCGGATTGACAAAAGCAGCAGCAATTGAAGTAGCAAGTGCTGATGTACGTGTAAATTCAATTCATCCATCACCTGTTAATACAAGAATGATGCGTTCTTTAGAAGAAGGATTAGGTGCAGAACAAGAAGTTATAGCAAAAACGATTCCATTAGGACGTTATGGCGAAGCAAGCGATATTGCTAATTTAGTTTTATTCCTTGCTTCTGATGAAAGTTCATTTATCACGGGAGCTCAGTATAGAGTTGATGGTGGTATGGGAGCGTAAAGTAATATTTTTTTAAAAAATTGTAGGAGACGGCAACTTTACGGCTTAAATTCTCCCATCTAACAAAAATAACCCATGGAGAAATGAATTCCCCATGGGTCTTTTTGTATGGAAAAAGCTGCGTGGTGTGGTGTTAGGCACCAGGCGAGCGATTCTCAAATTCGTAATCAACTAGACCAGGAGCGACCCGGGCATTCTTTAAGGCTGGAGTGTCCGGTCTTGCAATTTGATAGACGGACGCGCCAACGATTTCGGCCGTTTCTTGCAGCTTATTTTTATCAATTTTATCAATGGTATCTGCCGGTGTATGGTACCATGGCTCCAGCGGCGAGTGAATAAATAAGGCAGCTGGAATTCCAAGCAGATGGAATGGCTCGTGATCACTGCGTCCCAACTGCCCCATTGGAATGGTTTCAGCGGCAGCAGTTCTGGCACCTGCTGCAGAACCAAGATCCGTTACTAAATTCTTCTTGCCATCAATCGTATACATAATTAACCCACCTGCCGGATGATCACCGCCAGCATCCCTGCTGCCTATCATATCCATTTGGAAGTGTGCTACTATTCGATCCGCTTCTTCCTCGCTGAACGTGCTTGCATAATAAGAGGATCCCAGCAATCCTTTTTCCTCGGCACCAAAAGTAACAAAGCGGAGCTCTGTATCAATTTGAGTTTTGGCCATTACTCTAGCAAGCTCTAATACAGCCGATACTCCTGAAGCATCATCGTTTGCCCCAGGTCCACCCGGAACAGAATCATGGTGTGCGCCGACCATGACAACCTGGCCGGTATCCTTGTTTTTATTCGGCTTCATTTTAGCAATGACGTTGTAGGAGGTTTTTTCAATAAAACCGGATCCTTCAACTTTAATAGTTGCTGTTAATGAGCCAGCCTTTAACTGCTCTACTAGGTCCAGACCCTGAGCCCTTGTGATAGCAACAGCCGGTATATTTTGACCAGGATTAGCACTTCCAAAACGGTTAGTAGTACCACTATTATTGTACATAATAACACCAAGTGCTCCCTTGTCCAGTACATTTTTGATCTTTTCAACGAAGGTGATATCTCCACGTTCAATTAGGGCAATTTTCCCCTTTACTGCCTCTGGCACTTTGTCAGCATATGCCAATCCAACATAGACCACCTCAGCCGTTACCTCACCGCTGTATGACCCAGACATCACGTAAGGATTTAGCGGTTTGCCATTAACTTCAAGTGTTCCAGATACATTATTTCTTAGCGCTTCATAAAATGGAAAAGGCTGCAGTTCCGTCTCATAGCCATACTGCTCAAACTGACTTTTTATGTACTGGGCTCCTATTAACTCCCCTTCAGTTCCAGCCGCACGTGGCTGCGCTGATAGTTTTGCAATCGTGTCATACATGTTGTCAGCACTAATTTTCTTGATAACTTTGTTATCAAAAGCAGTTGCAGACTGTGCATTCGGTGCCTGAGATGGCTCTTGTGCACTCACACCATTTACACTTAACACTAACCCCGCCGTTAATAATAGTGAAATCGTCTTTTTCTTAGCCATAATTTTCCTCCTCTATTAATGTAATCGCTTTCAATTATTAACGATATTAGCAGCTTGGTAAACTATTAAAGTGTTACAAAAAGAGAGGATAATCTACATTACAACTACTATTCTCCTAGAAAAAGGATGAAACTTTGGAGATACAAGCTGATATATGGTGAAAAATGAACGAAAAATAGGAGAAGATACCTACTATTGAAAACTGATAGAACTCTATTAAATACCCCTTATTACCTTGATAAAGACTGAAGGAGTCGAATAATAGTCTTAATTTATGCTTTGATTTAATTTGCAGTGGCGTTCTGACTCTAAAGTTAGGGGATTTTTGTTTTCTTGTAATTATATCTAATTATTTCAAAATTTCTATGAGGTTCTCTTCGATTTTTGAGATAAAACTCACGCCCTTTTTACATAAGATGTCTTGTCCTTAATCGAGTAACCAGCAAAAGAAATATAAGCGGAGAGTTTCCTGTTATATGCAGAATAGAGCTCGTTTTGGGGTAAATAAGGGGAGGTTTTCCGGTTATGCAAAGCAAAATCCCTCATTTTCAAGTTTTTCGAGTCAATAGGCGGAATCTCTCCGTCTATTTAAGCTTTTTTTAATAATATTTACTAATTAAGCGAAACTTTTCCGTCTATTTATCAGCTCGGGTGCTTAACGTGATCCCCCCACCGATAAGTGCGGACCCTCTTGATTCTAGATGCGGGGATCAGCAGCTTTTTATCGACCAGCTTATAAAGATCAATACAATTGGTACTCAAAACGGCACTGCAAATGACAGAAGTTTTGACCCTCTTTTTTAATTGTACAATACTTATTGTCCACCATAATAATGACGTCAATTGCTATGTCAAAGTTAATGGTATTCCGTAGAAACCTTGATAAATAAAGAAAAGACGTATGCCAATTCATACGTCATTTCTTGTGTCATTTATTAAGAAAGCACCCGAAAACGGAACCCTTTAGAACCACTTTTCCCTCGTTATTACAAAACCTCTCCTCGACAAACTTCTCTCCTCAAAAATCACTCAAACCCCTATATACCAGCAAAAACATCAAACCCAATCAAACGTTTGATTAGTGGATAATTTACTAATTAATCGTTTGATTAAATACATCCAAAACCCTTTCGTAAAACGAACACAGCCCTTTGATTAGAAAATTTTTTGTCGATGATACCTCTCAGCCTTTGATAACTATCTTCAATATTTACCTATATAAACTATGAACCTACAAAAATCAGCAAATTTTGATACTACACAAACGTTTGATTAAAACCACCCCAACCATTGATAAATAGAGA from Neobacillus sp. FSL H8-0543 includes:
- a CDS encoding M28 family peptidase, whose product is MAKKKTISLLLTAGLVLSVNGVSAQEPSQAPNAQSATAFDNKVIKKISADNMYDTIAKLSAQPRAAGTEGELIGAQYIKSQFEQYGYETELQPFPFYEALRNNVSGTLEVNGKPLNPYVMSGSYSGEVTAEVVYVGLAYADKVPEAVKGKIALIERGDITFVEKIKNVLDKGALGVIMYNNSGTTNRFGSANPGQNIPAVAITRAQGLDLVEQLKAGSLTATIKVEGSGFIEKTSYNVIAKMKPNKNKDTGQVVMVGAHHDSVPGGPGANDDASGVSAVLELARVMAKTQIDTELRFVTFGAEEKGLLGSSYYASTFSEEEADRIVAHFQMDMIGSRDAGGDHPAGGLIMYTIDGKKNLVTDLGSAAGARTAAAETIPMGQLGRSDHEPFHLLGIPAALFIHSPLEPWYHTPADTIDKIDKNKLQETAEIVGASVYQIARPDTPALKNARVAPGLVDYEFENRSPGA
- a CDS encoding SDR family NAD(P)-dependent oxidoreductase, with product MNRLSGKVAIITGGAGGIGKVTAEKFLKEGAKVVLVDLFEESLAKTKEELSSFGEVLTVQADVSNESDVENYVNKAIEQFGKIDIFFNNAGIEGKVAPIMEQKVEDLDKVLSVNVRGVFLGLKHVLAIMTKQGYGSVINTSSVAGLEGSPGVSPYIASKHAVVGLTKAAAIEVASADVRVNSIHPSPVNTRMMRSLEEGLGAEQEVIAKTIPLGRYGEASDIANLVLFLASDESSFITGAQYRVDGGMGA